The following are encoded in a window of Spiroplasma tabanidicola genomic DNA:
- a CDS encoding S8 family serine peptidase: MGVYNINNEKAINHKNKSSPTIYKFNKINKQVKKLIEKLIDEDFPHDIDKEGNKFFKFLYKGLPPKTSRVKMYKNTPLDKFHLNQKDIVVNFNLDNSISTEIIYKVSNEDFEFFKTKLINIIEDNRLFEESLYKGEFSNKKKNEKFLLTCLSLIESVKKINEKENLSDLETAKVVKIYNMYDDMKLALKNIGVDCEVEINNTIAITPYQYSLIKEKMPYIINRSIEAKELSDNLLDDLEIPNSLKIPNNKTNSAIIGVIDSGMNLDGDFKNFIDSYSKMIEPNGSTTYEHGNRVASLIIAHDELNDDKDNLGNFKIRYFEVSSKKSYSKGIATVNMDFLSKQLKSIIKNNKDIKVWNISLGALKKQVNNKLLSYESIVLDKLAQEYDCLFVVASGNYRVDYGYDSLCSPADSLNCISVGSVTLNDKNKVVPSDFSSIGVTLHCRKPEVSAFGGPKLKNGSKLMTAGSFDIIQPSRGTSFSAPKVSRIAGYLISNGYSTLEVKSTLINLAKSETPSNLSSLFGYIEDCNKEATSLKTTLEFESGVKNKYFDINLDNVENVSIAWANHVNSLPSLGEEYSITNFNVSLIKYKKNWKNLPYDKSGKNSYTPEFHAWELEKNNSMAWKKRSKYLPESKRRLYDGKYFTSHKKEYKLLNNKNIIKSHEKVDYNYAIRINRQELFNLIKNDSIKLGISIIFSGPNFKEEDFILNNESLIEIKNIQSFVETEIG, translated from the coding sequence ATGGGAGTTTACAATATAAATAATGAGAAAGCAATAAATCACAAAAACAAGTCCTCTCCTACAATATATAAATTTAATAAAATAAATAAACAAGTAAAAAAATTAATAGAAAAACTAATTGATGAAGATTTCCCTCACGATATTGATAAAGAAGGTAATAAATTTTTCAAATTTTTATATAAGGGATTACCTCCAAAAACAAGTAGAGTAAAAATGTACAAAAATACTCCTTTAGACAAATTTCACTTAAATCAAAAAGATATTGTTGTAAACTTTAATTTAGATAATAGTATTTCAACAGAAATAATATATAAAGTTTCTAATGAAGATTTTGAATTTTTTAAAACTAAATTAATAAATATTATAGAAGATAATAGACTATTTGAAGAGAGTTTATACAAAGGTGAGTTTAGCAATAAAAAAAAGAATGAAAAGTTTTTGTTAACTTGCTTATCACTTATTGAATCTGTAAAAAAAATAAATGAAAAAGAAAATTTATCAGACTTAGAAACTGCAAAAGTAGTTAAAATTTATAATATGTATGATGATATGAAGCTGGCTTTAAAAAATATAGGTGTAGATTGTGAAGTGGAAATTAATAACACAATTGCCATTACTCCCTATCAGTACTCTTTGATAAAAGAAAAAATGCCTTATATTATTAATAGATCAATTGAAGCAAAAGAGTTGTCAGATAACTTGCTTGATGATCTTGAAATACCTAATAGCTTAAAAATACCCAATAACAAAACTAATAGTGCAATTATTGGTGTTATAGATTCTGGCATGAATCTTGATGGAGATTTTAAAAATTTCATTGACTCTTACAGTAAAATGATTGAACCAAATGGTTCTACAACATATGAACATGGAAATAGAGTTGCCTCATTGATCATTGCACACGATGAACTAAATGATGATAAAGATAATTTAGGTAATTTTAAGATTAGATATTTTGAAGTTTCAAGTAAGAAATCATATTCTAAGGGTATTGCAACAGTTAATATGGATTTCTTAAGTAAGCAATTAAAAAGTATCATTAAAAATAATAAAGATATAAAAGTTTGAAATATATCACTTGGTGCATTAAAAAAACAAGTAAATAATAAATTATTATCATATGAGTCCATAGTTTTAGATAAATTGGCTCAAGAATATGATTGTTTATTTGTTGTGGCTTCAGGAAATTATAGAGTAGATTATGGTTATGATTCTTTGTGTTCTCCGGCTGATTCTTTAAATTGTATTAGTGTAGGATCAGTAACATTGAATGATAAAAATAAAGTTGTACCTTCTGATTTTTCTTCAATAGGAGTTACGCTGCATTGTCGAAAACCTGAAGTATCAGCTTTTGGAGGACCAAAATTAAAAAATGGTTCTAAATTAATGACTGCAGGCTCATTTGATATAATCCAACCTTCAAGAGGAACTTCTTTTAGTGCGCCAAAAGTTTCAAGAATTGCAGGTTATTTAATTAGCAATGGATATTCAACTTTAGAAGTTAAGTCAACACTAATAAATTTAGCAAAAAGTGAAACTCCATCAAATTTAAGCTCATTATTTGGATATATCGAAGATTGCAATAAAGAAGCGACTTCTTTAAAAACAACTTTAGAATTTGAAAGCGGAGTAAAAAATAAATATTTTGATATAAATTTAGATAATGTTGAAAATGTTTCTATAGCATGAGCAAACCATGTAAATAGTTTACCTTCATTAGGAGAAGAATATTCAATTACAAATTTTAATGTTAGTTTAATTAAATATAAAAAAAATTGAAAAAACTTACCCTATGATAAAAGTGGGAAAAATAGTTACACTCCAGAATTTCATGCTTGAGAATTAGAAAAAAATAACTCAATGGCCTGAAAAAAAAGATCTAAATATTTACCAGAATCTAAAAGAAGATTATATGATGGCAAATATTTTACCTCACACAAAAAAGAATATAAACTCTTAAATAACAAAAATATTATAAAATCTCATGAAAAAGTTGATTATAACTATGCAATAAGAATTAACAGACAAGAACTCTTTAATTTAATTAAAAATGATTCAATAAAGCTTGGCATTAGTATAATTTTTTCAGGACCAAATTTCAAAGAAGAGGATTTTATTTTAAATAACGAATCCTTAATAGAAATTAAAAATATTCAATCATTTGTAGAAACTGAGATTGGTTAA
- a CDS encoding AAA family ATPase, with amino-acid sequence MKTNDIKNIYNLIYKLNNEEFNLIIDMLKNKIEVSDKEIELLIRRYTLKDYDLLSMDDKEKTYNLWSTELYLNEIKKINMIINNDKLLQEIGGLKILLYGQTGTGKTSLVENIINYNNDIEYENIKWHNLVSPKLGQTQMNIMQLENELSNFKKKKIIFLDELDSLITNRNEMNDVSEYSRIVGTFIKFMDLLKPNIILIAATNLIDKIDAAIIRRFNVKIEGKVINFEMFYNFIDTELTLQLSTHEKNLLKEVFQDHNFTISEAKQFVSNYKIDCNLSSIDNNWAYILHNLNGVSKINLEKLSKNKKEEIERVIKKYGSLQYK; translated from the coding sequence ATGAAAACAAATGACATTAAAAATATTTATAATTTGATTTATAAATTAAATAACGAAGAATTTAATCTTATTATCGATATGTTGAAAAATAAAATAGAGGTTTCAGACAAGGAAATTGAGTTATTGATTAGAAGATATACATTAAAAGATTATGATTTATTGAGCATGGATGATAAAGAGAAAACTTATAATTTATGATCAACTGAACTTTATTTGAATGAAATTAAAAAAATAAATATGATCATAAATAATGATAAATTATTACAAGAAATCGGAGGTTTAAAAATCTTATTATATGGACAAACAGGAACTGGTAAAACATCTTTAGTTGAAAATATAATTAACTATAATAATGATATTGAATACGAAAATATTAAATGACACAACTTAGTTTCTCCAAAACTTGGTCAAACACAAATGAATATAATGCAATTAGAAAACGAGCTAAGTAATTTTAAAAAAAAGAAAATAATTTTTTTAGATGAATTAGACTCTTTAATAACAAATCGTAATGAGATGAATGATGTATCAGAATACTCAAGAATAGTTGGAACTTTTATAAAATTTATGGACCTATTAAAACCTAATATAATTTTAATAGCAGCAACAAATTTAATAGATAAAATCGATGCTGCTATTATCAGAAGATTTAATGTAAAAATAGAAGGTAAAGTTATTAACTTTGAAATGTTTTATAACTTTATTGATACAGAATTAACTCTTCAGTTATCAACACATGAAAAAAATCTTTTAAAAGAGGTTTTTCAAGATCATAATTTTACAATATCTGAAGCAAAACAGTTTGTTTCAAATTATAAAATAGATTGTAATTTATCTAGTATAGATAATAATTGAGCATACATATTACATAACTTAAATGGTGTATCAAAAATTAACTTAGAAAAATTATCTAAAAATAAAAAAGAGGAGATAGAAAGGGTAATAAAAAAATATGGGAGTTTACAATATAAATAA